From Phoenix dactylifera cultivar Barhee BC4 unplaced genomic scaffold, palm_55x_up_171113_PBpolish2nd_filt_p 000397F, whole genome shotgun sequence, a single genomic window includes:
- the LOC103718492 gene encoding uncharacterized protein PAM68-like, which yields METLLHQVALPSPPHITRASSWMNRSPVPIRPTSPVHTLLSKKRAKESQAQGRGFGITVSDKNRRLEKADINNNAPNDGDDEIPPDVFDRMIRRMLFSVGTPMALGIGLLYVLSLLKKGNLWEVPGWLPFLTILLSFGTSAMGIAYATLTTSWDHNKEGSLLGWEEAKKNWPELWKEEDDKR from the coding sequence ATGGAGACTCTGCTTCACCAAGTGGCACTGCCATCGCCTCCCCACATCACAAGAGCTTCTTCATGGATGAATAGAAGCCCAGTTCCCATCCGTCCCACAAGTCCTGTCCATACGCTACTCTcaaagaaaagagctaaagagtCGCAAGCCCAAGGCAGAGGATTCGGAATAACAGTCTCAGATAAGAACAGAAGGCTAGAAAAAGCTGATATCAACAACAACGCTCCGAATGATGGAGATGACGAGATACCCCCAGATGTGTTCGATAGAATGATACGTCGTATGCTGTTCTCTGTCGGGACCCCAATGGCATTGGGCATTGGCCTGTTGTACGTGCTAAGTTTGCTCAAGAAAGGCAACCTATGGGAGGTGCCTGGATGGCTGCCGTTCCTCACCATCCTACTCTCTTTCGGGACGTCGGCGATGGGCATTGCTTATGCTACTCTGACCACCAGCTGGGATCACAACAAGGAGGGTTCCCTTCTAGGATGGGAGGAAGCCAAGAAGAACTGGCCTGAGCTgtggaaagaagaagatgacaagagatag